From a region of the Bacillus marinisedimentorum genome:
- the serA gene encoding phosphoglycerate dehydrogenase, whose protein sequence is MYNILVSDSMSETGLAPLLDAENVNVTRQKAAETEDLGVYDALLVRSATKVTAELLKKMPRLKIIGRAGVGVDNIDVNEATKRGIIVINAPDGNTISTAEHTFAMIASMLRNIPQANASVKDGKWERNRFLGSELYGKSLGIIGMGRIGTELAKRAAAFGMNLHVFDPYLTKSRAEKIGVTPGTLEEVLETADIITVHTPLTRDTKGLLNMETLGRTKPGVYIANCARGGIIDEEALVHYLEDGHVAGAAFDVFVEEPPAGHPFLEYDQVIMTPHIGASTKEAQLLVAEQVSKEVLQFLEGLPVKSSINLPALSKDVFTKIEPFYRLSKTMGTILSQCMKEPVQEVEISYAGEIADLETSVVTRSLLSGFLKPRVDSPVNEVNAAVIAKERGISFSEKINSSSQGYSNLIEAIVHGEGSSFFIRGTFIKEYGPRILNLNGFEIDFYPQGNLLYVQHSDRPGVIGKVGNILGEHGVNIATMQVGRKQAGGDAIMMLSFDRPLEDELVKELDNIEYITSVRKIEVE, encoded by the coding sequence ATGTATAACATTCTCGTCTCAGATTCCATGAGTGAAACAGGTCTTGCCCCATTACTCGATGCAGAAAATGTTAACGTGACCCGCCAAAAAGCCGCCGAAACTGAAGACCTGGGAGTTTATGATGCTTTGCTTGTACGAAGTGCTACTAAAGTGACCGCTGAATTGCTCAAAAAAATGCCGCGCCTGAAAATAATAGGACGCGCAGGCGTTGGTGTTGATAACATTGATGTTAACGAAGCGACCAAACGGGGCATAATCGTCATCAATGCGCCAGATGGAAACACCATTTCAACAGCGGAGCATACGTTTGCCATGATCGCATCCATGCTTCGCAACATTCCGCAGGCTAATGCGTCGGTGAAAGATGGCAAGTGGGAGCGGAACCGATTTCTCGGAAGTGAATTATATGGAAAAAGCCTTGGTATCATTGGCATGGGCCGCATCGGGACCGAGCTGGCGAAAAGGGCTGCAGCATTCGGGATGAATCTCCATGTTTTCGACCCTTATCTGACTAAAAGCCGCGCAGAAAAAATCGGTGTAACTCCCGGCACCCTGGAGGAAGTTTTGGAAACGGCTGATATAATCACGGTCCACACTCCGCTTACCCGTGACACGAAAGGCTTGTTGAATATGGAAACACTCGGGCGGACCAAGCCCGGTGTATATATCGCCAACTGCGCCCGCGGAGGCATCATTGATGAAGAAGCCCTTGTTCATTACCTTGAGGACGGCCATGTTGCCGGAGCGGCCTTTGATGTATTCGTGGAAGAACCTCCGGCCGGCCATCCTTTTTTGGAGTATGACCAGGTCATCATGACTCCTCACATCGGGGCATCAACAAAAGAAGCACAGCTTCTCGTTGCCGAACAAGTTTCAAAGGAAGTCCTTCAATTTTTGGAAGGGCTTCCGGTCAAAAGCTCCATTAATCTTCCGGCTCTCTCAAAAGATGTATTCACAAAGATAGAGCCGTTTTACAGATTGTCGAAAACGATGGGTACCATCTTGTCGCAATGCATGAAGGAACCGGTGCAAGAGGTTGAAATTTCATATGCCGGTGAAATCGCAGACCTGGAAACATCCGTTGTCACAAGAAGCCTTCTCTCCGGTTTTCTGAAACCGAGGGTTGATTCTCCGGTTAATGAAGTAAATGCTGCCGTCATCGCAAAAGAGCGGGGCATCTCTTTCTCTGAAAAAATCAACTCATCTTCACAGGGCTATTCGAACTTGATTGAAGCAATTGTGCACGGTGAGGGCAGTTCATTTTTCATCCGCGGTACATTCATTAAGGAATACGGCCCCCGGATCCTTAACCTAAATGGATTTGAAATTGATTTTTATCCGCAGGGCAATCTGCTTTATGTCCAGCACAGTGACCGTCCGGGCGTCATCGGAAAAGTCGGGAATATCCTCGGTGAACACGGTGTGAACATTGCAACAATGCAAGTGGGAAGGAAACAGGCCGGCGGGGATGCAATTATGATGCTTTCCTTTGATCGACCGCTCGAAGACGAACTGGTGAAAGAACTTGATAATATCGAATACATTACCTCCGTAAGAAAAATTGAAGTGGAATAG
- a CDS encoding ferredoxin, which yields MAKYTIVDKETCIACGACGAAAPDIYDYDDEGIAFVTLDDNKGIVEIPEVLEEDMMDAFEGCPTDSIKVADEPFDGDATKFE from the coding sequence ATGGCTAAATACACAATTGTCGACAAAGAAACTTGCATCGCTTGCGGAGCATGCGGAGCTGCAGCACCGGATATCTATGACTATGATGATGAAGGCATCGCATTCGTCACACTTGATGACAACAAGGGCATCGTTGAAATCCCTGAAGTTCTGGAAGAAGATATGATGGATGCGTTCGAAGGCTGCCCAACGGATTCCATCAAAGTTGCTGATGAGCCGTTTGACGGCGATGCCACTAAATTCGAATAA